Proteins co-encoded in one SAR86 cluster bacterium genomic window:
- a CDS encoding ThuA domain-containing protein encodes MEAQKKINVYLVAGGKYHDIDFARLEILKLLAEDERIRTKVGQDYKDIDAITSSDFLITYTCDVMPSLDEQEALRDFVSNGGKWYALHGTNSILRFLDNGQVSAPRWAPHLMETLGSQFISHPPIAPYMVEVADQENALVKDVKPFEVTDELYLMDIHGDLEILLHTEEWGGTTEGFVDSEWENRRWPVFYIHKLGKGSVLYLTLGHCRGHYDMDPITDFYPEIEKGSWDVPVFYDLLRRGILWCKDELKG; translated from the coding sequence ATGGAAGCACAAAAAAAAATTAACGTATATCTAGTCGCTGGTGGAAAATATCATGATATTGATTTTGCTAGGCTCGAAATCCTAAAATTACTTGCCGAAGATGAACGAATAAGAACAAAAGTAGGACAAGATTATAAAGATATTGATGCTATAACATCATCAGATTTTCTTATTACCTATACATGTGATGTTATGCCAAGCTTAGACGAACAAGAAGCTTTAAGGGACTTCGTATCTAACGGCGGAAAATGGTATGCACTTCATGGCACAAACTCAATCTTAAGGTTTTTAGATAATGGTCAAGTAAGTGCACCTAGATGGGCTCCACACTTAATGGAAACTCTTGGATCACAATTTATCTCTCATCCACCCATAGCTCCTTACATGGTAGAAGTGGCTGACCAAGAAAATGCTCTGGTGAAAGATGTAAAACCTTTTGAAGTAACAGATGAACTATATCTAATGGATATTCATGGTGATCTAGAAATCCTTTTGCATACAGAGGAATGGGGTGGAACAACTGAAGGATTTGTTGATAGTGAATGGGAGAATAGGAGATGGCCTGTATTTTATATACATAAACTTGGTAAGGGCTCAGTTCTATACTTAACTCTTGGTCATTGCAGAGGACACTATGATATGGATCCTATTACTGACTTCTATCCTGAAATAGAAAAAGGATCATGGGATGTACCTGTCTTTTATGATTTGTTAAGAAGAGGAATTTTATGGTGTAAGGATGAACTAAAGGGATGA
- a CDS encoding SRPBCC family protein: protein MGISFLAEQIEEEILKRSKFELNRKDSPPKGFIDLPPLPAERYIDPAFFELEKKALWDKSWLYAAHIDQIQNPGDYLVWKDGGSPIIIVKGQDSIIRAFYNTCQHRGSAVVREATGNTKRFVCQYHSWAYELNGELSFVPDERDWSNLDKKCNSLIEIKCELWGNLIFINQNPDSKSLLDSLGVVNKIMEQFQLSTIRYVGKRSWQVNCNWKVCQDAFMEVYHLKTVHPYSVSELLDHRGAVMALLKNGHSVMTTPNRQNLSSDGLTVLSNEESEDETDFKEASVRKLPPLEIDTVRDFSRQNNLSLNVFPNLVTPLNHTGFPFLQFWPETLNTCRMDVHWFSPDWGDGNNPNLEEWETRMDVFDEILSEDTLNLPWIQNSLESLGFKSIPLNYQERRIYYTHQEIDKLIGNNSIPESCKVEPLLDKFIEEWE, encoded by the coding sequence ATGGGTATTTCATTTTTAGCTGAACAGATAGAAGAAGAGATACTTAAAAGATCAAAGTTTGAACTTAACAGGAAAGATTCACCCCCTAAAGGCTTCATAGACCTCCCTCCTCTACCAGCAGAAAGATATATAGATCCTGCCTTTTTTGAATTAGAAAAAAAAGCTTTATGGGATAAATCTTGGCTTTATGCAGCTCATATTGATCAAATTCAAAACCCTGGAGATTACCTAGTATGGAAAGATGGAGGCTCACCGATTATTATAGTAAAAGGACAAGATTCAATAATTAGAGCTTTTTACAATACTTGCCAACACAGAGGTTCAGCTGTAGTTAGAGAAGCAACAGGAAATACTAAAAGGTTTGTATGTCAATATCATAGTTGGGCTTATGAGTTGAATGGAGAATTAAGTTTTGTGCCTGATGAAAGGGATTGGAGTAATTTAGATAAAAAATGTAACAGCCTTATCGAAATAAAATGTGAACTTTGGGGTAACTTAATCTTTATAAATCAAAACCCTGATTCCAAATCCCTCTTAGACTCTTTAGGGGTTGTAAACAAAATTATGGAACAATTTCAACTATCTACAATTAGATATGTTGGTAAAAGAAGCTGGCAAGTAAATTGTAATTGGAAAGTTTGCCAAGATGCTTTTATGGAAGTCTATCATCTTAAAACTGTTCATCCTTATTCTGTATCTGAATTACTTGATCATAGAGGGGCAGTTATGGCCCTTTTAAAAAACGGACATTCAGTTATGACCACTCCTAATAGACAAAACCTTTCTTCTGATGGATTAACTGTTTTATCAAATGAAGAGTCGGAAGATGAGACTGATTTCAAAGAAGCTTCTGTTAGAAAATTACCTCCACTTGAAATAGACACCGTCAGAGATTTTTCAAGGCAGAATAACTTATCTTTGAATGTTTTTCCTAATTTAGTGACTCCATTGAATCATACAGGTTTTCCTTTCTTACAATTTTGGCCGGAAACGTTAAATACCTGTCGAATGGATGTTCATTGGTTCTCTCCAGATTGGGGAGATGGCAATAATCCAAATCTAGAAGAATGGGAAACAAGAATGGATGTTTTTGATGAAATACTTTCTGAAGACACCTTAAACCTACCTTGGATACAAAATTCCTTAGAATCTCTAGGATTCAAGTCAATTCCACTAAACTATCAAGAAAGAAGAATTTATTACACACATCAAGAAATTGACAAGCTCATTGGTAATAATTCTATTCCAGAAAGTTGCAAGGTAGAACCTTTGCTGGATAAATTTATTGAAGAATGGGAATAA
- a CDS encoding ThuA domain-containing protein, which yields MKKINALLITKGHPFERGPFFDMYDSLEIEYTHIEHPAAEHILNPNNAVNYNLLCFYDMPGMNFDLPEDNIEIDPNEDFKEGFNQLLEEGKPMLFIHHSIAGWPAWDQYAEIIGGKFLYKEKKLRGKLTIDSGYRHDITHVAKVVNPHPITEGIKEIKITDEVYLYEIFEDSIYPLLTSDYLFEKENFYSANNAINGQMYNNDNWDHPPGLGHVAWVKSYKNSPIVYLQMGDGPSTYKNKTYRKLLRQSIDWLTSKEAQEWAQNEKEKKNV from the coding sequence ATGAAAAAAATTAATGCGTTGTTGATTACGAAAGGTCATCCTTTTGAGAGAGGTCCATTCTTTGATATGTATGACTCACTTGAGATTGAATATACTCATATAGAACATCCTGCAGCGGAACATATTCTTAATCCAAATAATGCGGTTAATTACAATTTACTTTGTTTTTACGACATGCCAGGAATGAATTTTGATTTGCCAGAAGATAATATTGAAATAGACCCAAATGAGGATTTTAAAGAAGGGTTTAATCAACTCTTAGAAGAAGGAAAGCCAATGTTGTTTATACATCACTCAATAGCTGGATGGCCTGCATGGGATCAATACGCTGAAATCATAGGCGGTAAATTTTTATACAAAGAAAAAAAGCTAAGAGGCAAACTTACCATTGATTCTGGTTACCGTCATGACATAACGCACGTTGCTAAAGTTGTAAATCCACATCCAATTACAGAAGGAATTAAAGAAATTAAGATTACTGATGAAGTCTATCTTTATGAAATCTTTGAAGATTCGATCTACCCTCTTTTAACAAGTGATTATTTATTTGAAAAAGAAAACTTCTATTCAGCAAACAACGCTATTAATGGTCAGATGTATAATAATGATAATTGGGATCACCCTCCTGGACTTGGCCATGTAGCATGGGTTAAATCATATAAAAATAGTCCAATTGTCTACCTGCAGATGGGAGATGGTCCAAGTACTTACAAAAATAAAACTTATAGAAAACTCTTACGTCAAAGCATTGATTGGTTGACTAGTAAAGAGGCTCAGGAATGGGCTCAAAATGAAAAGGAGAAAAAAAATGTCTAA
- a CDS encoding dihydrolipoamide acetyltransferase family protein: MSQNIQPLTMPQWGLTMTEGTLVKWNAKEGDEVMEKTEIAEIETEKIVNVLESPTSGIIKKLIAPEGETLVVGSLIGIIANDEVSADEIDEFISSYKPIELSTPSASGSSVAKSINIPTQTSAPGEGQVNPAVKRLAKKLGVDLTSVAGTGRNGKVTKEDVEAASRGESLAPKEESSNNPFESSTLSSMRKTISTRLTESKQTIPHFYLTSEFNIDALLEMKNAMSNDKNKLSLNDLIIYSVAKALILEPRANVQFIDDELRTFKHADISLAVATDSGLIAPILRKADTKSPQEIAIEVKDLAERAQIGKLERDEIVGGTFSVSNLGSYGISNFKAIINPPQGAILAIGAGVEKIISQNKKPVSANIMSVSLSCDHRIIDGAVGAEFLKILKEKIENPK, encoded by the coding sequence ATGTCTCAAAATATTCAACCGTTAACTATGCCTCAATGGGGTCTCACAATGACAGAAGGAACTCTTGTCAAATGGAATGCCAAAGAAGGTGATGAAGTTATGGAGAAAACTGAGATTGCAGAAATAGAAACAGAAAAAATAGTTAATGTACTTGAGTCCCCTACATCAGGAATTATAAAGAAACTTATAGCTCCCGAAGGAGAAACTCTAGTTGTAGGCTCACTTATAGGCATAATTGCAAATGATGAGGTTTCAGCCGATGAAATAGATGAATTTATTAGTTCTTATAAGCCAATTGAGTTATCCACTCCTTCCGCTTCAGGGTCAAGCGTTGCTAAGTCCATTAATATCCCCACCCAAACTTCTGCTCCTGGTGAAGGGCAAGTAAATCCGGCAGTTAAAAGACTGGCAAAAAAACTAGGTGTTGATCTTACCTCAGTAGCCGGAACAGGTAGGAATGGAAAAGTCACAAAAGAAGATGTTGAAGCAGCAAGCAGAGGCGAAAGCCTAGCTCCCAAGGAAGAATCATCAAATAATCCTTTTGAATCCTCAACTCTAAGTAGCATGAGAAAAACCATTTCTACAAGATTAACTGAGTCTAAGCAAACAATTCCACATTTTTATCTTACTAGCGAGTTTAATATAGATGCTCTATTAGAAATGAAGAATGCTATGTCTAATGACAAAAATAAATTATCTCTAAATGATTTAATTATTTACTCAGTGGCTAAAGCATTAATATTGGAGCCTAGAGCAAATGTACAATTTATAGATGATGAATTAAGGACTTTTAAGCATGCGGATATTTCTTTAGCTGTGGCTACAGATTCAGGTTTAATAGCTCCTATTTTAAGAAAAGCAGATACTAAATCACCACAGGAAATAGCTATAGAAGTCAAAGACCTAGCTGAAAGGGCTCAAATAGGAAAATTGGAAAGAGATGAAATAGTTGGTGGAACATTCAGTGTCTCAAATCTTGGATCTTATGGAATATCTAATTTTAAAGCTATTATCAATCCTCCTCAAGGAGCTATCTTGGCAATTGGGGCGGGCGTAGAAAAAATTATATCTCAAAATAAAAAACCAGTCTCAGCAAATATAATGAGTGTCTCTCTATCATGCGATCATAGGATAATTGATGGTGCAGTTGGAGCTGAATTCTTAAAAATATTGAAGGAAAAGATAGAAAATCCTAAGTAG
- the grxC gene encoding glutaredoxin 3 yields the protein MKETIIYTSYTCPYCYKAKSLLNKLGVKYKEIPVDLRPKLREKMAEKAGKTSVPQIWIDNKHVGGFDDLYALEQNGELEKLIL from the coding sequence ATGAAAGAAACTATTATTTACACTTCCTATACTTGCCCATACTGTTATAAAGCAAAATCTTTGCTTAATAAATTAGGAGTTAAATATAAAGAAATTCCAGTAGATCTAAGACCTAAACTCAGAGAGAAAATGGCAGAAAAGGCTGGCAAAACATCAGTTCCGCAAATTTGGATTGATAATAAACATGTCGGCGGCTTCGATGACTTGTATGCTCTAGAGCAAAATGGTGAGCTTGAAAAATTAATATTATAA
- a CDS encoding thiamine pyrophosphate-dependent dehydrogenase E1 component subunit alpha gives MTYSKNLLLEAYKTMKTIRLFEERCEKEFTQGNIPGFVHLYAGQEAVAVGACSHLSIEDKIASTHRGHGHCIAKGCDVRGMMHEIMGKADGLCKGKGGSMHIADLSKGMLGANAIVGGGPPTVVGAALSAKTLGTKNVAVAFSGDGASNQGTTFEAMNMAVVLKVPAIFLFENNGYGEHTGAEYAVGSNDIAGRAAAFGMPAYTCDGTDFFDVYETMDKAVKETRNDNGPCAIEAKAVRYGGHFIGDPENYRGEGEHDDLRENKDCLKIFRAKATSDHDINDAELDAIDTEVEELIESCAESGKVAPLPDVSELTTDVYISY, from the coding sequence ATGACCTATTCTAAGAACTTGCTTCTTGAAGCATATAAAACCATGAAAACTATAAGGCTTTTTGAGGAAAGATGCGAAAAAGAATTTACTCAAGGAAATATACCTGGATTTGTTCATCTTTATGCAGGTCAAGAAGCAGTTGCTGTAGGTGCTTGCTCTCATCTTTCAATAGAAGATAAGATTGCAAGCACACATAGAGGTCATGGCCATTGCATAGCAAAAGGTTGTGATGTAAGGGGCATGATGCATGAAATCATGGGTAAAGCTGATGGCCTCTGCAAAGGTAAAGGTGGCTCTATGCATATTGCAGACTTAAGTAAAGGCATGCTTGGAGCAAATGCAATTGTTGGAGGCGGTCCGCCAACAGTAGTTGGAGCCGCTCTATCTGCTAAAACTCTTGGCACTAAGAACGTTGCCGTTGCCTTTTCTGGAGATGGAGCATCAAACCAAGGTACTACTTTTGAAGCAATGAATATGGCGGTTGTATTGAAAGTTCCTGCAATATTTCTTTTTGAAAATAATGGCTACGGAGAACATACCGGAGCAGAGTACGCCGTTGGGTCAAATGATATAGCTGGAAGAGCTGCAGCATTTGGAATGCCTGCTTACACTTGTGATGGTACAGATTTCTTTGATGTCTATGAAACTATGGATAAAGCTGTTAAAGAAACCCGAAATGACAATGGACCATGTGCTATAGAGGCCAAAGCTGTTAGATATGGAGGCCACTTCATTGGAGATCCAGAAAATTATAGAGGCGAAGGCGAGCATGACGATTTAAGAGAAAATAAAGATTGTTTAAAAATATTTAGAGCTAAAGCAACATCGGATCATGATATAAATGATGCTGAATTAGATGCTATAGATACAGAAGTTGAAGAGTTAATAGAAAGTTGCGCTGAATCAGGGAAAGTCGCTCCTCTACCAGATGTATCTGAATTAACTACTGATGTATATATCTCTTACTAA
- a CDS encoding aldehyde dehydrogenase family protein, translating into MSKDIKKYKLLLDGELITTEQSIEVINPANEEIIALCSKATNKELDLAIESAKKSQKLWAKIGIEERQQVLHEITNVIKDNRDQIARILTLEQGKTFIAAKGEVQFAEAFCNYFANQSLDNQLLKDDDSSIIEIHRLPLGVVAAIAPWNFPFLIAVYKTAPAILMGNSIILKPAPTTPISTCFFGELLQPIIPRGLINIITDENELGPTITRHPDIAKISFTGSTFTGKKVAENSGSTLTRLTLELGGNDPAIVMADAQPSKIAQDIFNSSMNNTGQICAAIKRLYVHQDIYEEMCNELKKIADGTKVGDGFEQGSDLGPLQNKNQYEKVKSYIEEAKQKGNIISGGEPLEGPGYFIPITLVKDIQDGAKLVDEEQFGPILPIIKYDDIDEVIDLSNSSKYGLGASVWSENIKKAREVAIKLEAGSVWVNQHAAIGPDIPLSGAKESGLGVEWGEEGLREFTQLKILNIKK; encoded by the coding sequence ATGTCTAAAGATATTAAAAAATATAAACTCCTGTTGGATGGAGAACTTATAACAACAGAGCAATCTATTGAAGTTATAAATCCTGCTAATGAAGAAATAATTGCTCTTTGTTCCAAAGCTACAAATAAAGAACTAGACCTTGCTATTGAATCAGCTAAAAAAAGTCAAAAACTCTGGGCTAAAATAGGGATTGAAGAAAGGCAACAAGTTCTTCATGAAATAACCAATGTTATTAAAGATAATAGAGATCAGATAGCCAGAATTCTTACCTTAGAACAAGGCAAAACTTTTATAGCTGCTAAAGGTGAAGTTCAATTTGCAGAAGCGTTTTGTAATTATTTTGCTAATCAATCTCTAGATAATCAATTACTAAAAGATGACGATAGTTCTATTATAGAAATTCACAGACTACCTTTAGGAGTTGTTGCTGCAATAGCTCCTTGGAATTTTCCTTTTTTAATAGCAGTATATAAAACGGCTCCAGCAATCCTAATGGGCAACTCCATCATACTGAAGCCGGCACCTACCACACCGATTTCTACATGCTTCTTTGGGGAACTGCTGCAGCCAATTATTCCAAGAGGGTTAATAAATATAATTACAGATGAGAATGAACTAGGTCCAACTATTACTCGGCATCCTGATATAGCAAAAATATCTTTTACTGGTTCAACATTTACAGGAAAAAAGGTAGCAGAAAATAGCGGCTCTACTTTAACAAGACTTACACTTGAACTTGGCGGAAATGATCCTGCAATTGTTATGGCAGATGCTCAACCCTCAAAAATAGCCCAAGATATTTTTAATTCTTCTATGAATAATACTGGACAAATTTGTGCAGCGATAAAAAGGCTTTATGTCCATCAAGACATCTATGAAGAAATGTGTAATGAACTTAAAAAGATAGCAGACGGCACCAAAGTAGGAGATGGCTTTGAGCAAGGAAGTGACCTTGGCCCTTTGCAAAATAAGAATCAATATGAAAAAGTAAAAAGCTATATAGAAGAAGCTAAGCAGAAAGGAAATATAATTTCTGGAGGAGAGCCTCTTGAGGGACCTGGTTACTTTATTCCCATAACCCTTGTTAAAGATATTCAGGATGGAGCTAAGTTAGTTGATGAAGAGCAGTTTGGACCTATTCTTCCAATCATAAAATATGATGATATTGATGAAGTAATAGATTTATCAAATAGTTCAAAATATGGGCTAGGAGCATCGGTATGGAGTGAAAATATAAAGAAAGCTAGAGAAGTAGCAATCAAACTGGAAGCTGGCTCTGTATGGGTAAATCAACATGCTGCAATTGGCCCTGATATTCCTTTATCTGGCGCCAAAGAGTCAGGTTTAGGAGTTGAATGGGGAGAAGAAGGTTTGAGGGAATTTACTCAACTTAAAATTTTAAATATAAAGAAATAA
- a CDS encoding SDR family oxidoreductase — MSNLLEGRKAVITGAASGIGAASALLFAENGAEVLAFDMNPEIENIYKENNKITGLVQDISNQDAARNILNHVETYLGGLDILMNNAGVISNLPISEVSSEEWSRVFKVNVDANIEITKSLMTLIKNSSQGRVINIGSIMSSLGDANLPAYTASKHAVAGLTKSLAFELGNSQATANYIQPGSIVTGMTKDAIAASEEFTNFWIERAALKRLGQPEDIAKGALFLASDLSSFVSGHGLVIDGGALVAASW; from the coding sequence ATGTCTAATTTATTAGAGGGAAGAAAAGCTGTAATTACTGGAGCTGCAAGCGGTATTGGAGCTGCAAGTGCTCTATTGTTTGCGGAAAATGGTGCAGAGGTTTTAGCTTTTGATATGAATCCAGAAATAGAGAATATATACAAAGAAAATAATAAAATTACTGGCTTGGTGCAAGATATTTCAAACCAAGATGCAGCTAGAAATATACTAAACCATGTGGAGACGTATCTAGGTGGCTTAGATATTCTAATGAATAATGCAGGGGTTATTTCAAACTTACCTATTAGCGAAGTATCTTCGGAGGAATGGTCTAGAGTATTTAAAGTTAATGTAGATGCAAATATAGAGATCACTAAATCTTTAATGACTTTAATAAAAAATAGCTCTCAAGGCAGGGTAATCAATATTGGTTCCATAATGAGTAGCTTAGGAGATGCAAATCTACCTGCATATACAGCATCTAAACATGCCGTTGCTGGCTTAACAAAATCTCTTGCTTTTGAATTAGGTAATTCACAAGCAACCGCTAACTATATTCAACCGGGTTCAATAGTAACTGGAATGACTAAAGATGCCATCGCGGCGAGTGAAGAATTTACTAATTTTTGGATTGAAAGAGCTGCTCTAAAAAGGCTAGGGCAACCAGAAGATATAGCGAAAGGAGCACTCTTCTTAGCTTCAGATTTAAGCAGCTTTGTTTCAGGGCATGGATTAGTAATAGATGGAGGGGCATTAGTCGCAGCATCTTGGTAA
- a CDS encoding alpha-ketoacid dehydrogenase subunit beta, giving the protein MPEKSYTEAIREALDIEMERDPTVIVIGEDVAGGAGTQGDDVEAIGGIWGTTVGLGRKYGRSRVIDTPITESAIIGTAAGAAMTGLRPVAELMFVDFLGVCFDQIYNQAAKFKYMFGGKATTPLVVRTAVGAGLSAAAQHSQTMFSTFTSVPGLKVVMPSNPYDAKGLLIQAIRDDDPVIFCEHKLLYGMTGEVPDGEYTIPFAEANWLKDGEDLTIIAFSAMVPKALEAAEKLEAEGINCTVIDPRTTSPLDEESIIASAEETGRVVIVDESTPRCSIASDISSIIAEKAFKALKAPIKKVTASHTPVPFSPALEQAFLPQVDDILVACREVLGSN; this is encoded by the coding sequence ATGCCAGAAAAAAGTTATACGGAAGCAATACGTGAAGCACTAGATATAGAAATGGAACGTGATCCAACTGTTATTGTAATAGGAGAAGATGTAGCTGGAGGGGCAGGAACCCAAGGAGATGACGTTGAAGCTATTGGAGGAATTTGGGGAACAACTGTTGGCCTAGGAAGAAAATATGGTAGAAGTAGAGTTATTGACACTCCTATAACTGAATCTGCCATCATAGGTACAGCTGCAGGAGCAGCAATGACAGGTCTCAGACCTGTTGCAGAACTTATGTTTGTTGATTTCTTGGGGGTATGCTTTGATCAGATTTATAACCAAGCAGCAAAATTTAAATATATGTTTGGAGGAAAAGCAACCACTCCTTTAGTTGTTAGGACAGCTGTCGGTGCAGGATTAAGTGCTGCTGCGCAGCACTCCCAAACCATGTTTTCAACATTTACATCTGTACCAGGCCTGAAAGTGGTAATGCCTTCAAATCCATATGATGCAAAAGGTTTATTAATCCAGGCTATTAGAGATGATGATCCTGTTATTTTTTGTGAGCATAAACTACTTTATGGCATGACGGGTGAAGTTCCAGACGGTGAATATACTATACCTTTTGCAGAAGCTAATTGGCTTAAAGATGGTGAAGATTTAACAATTATTGCTTTTTCTGCAATGGTTCCAAAAGCGTTAGAAGCTGCTGAGAAACTTGAAGCTGAAGGAATAAATTGTACTGTAATAGATCCTAGAACTACTTCTCCTCTTGATGAAGAATCTATCATTGCATCTGCTGAAGAAACAGGAAGGGTAGTTATTGTTGATGAAAGCACACCAAGATGCAGTATAGCATCTGATATCTCTTCAATCATTGCAGAAAAAGCTTTTAAAGCCCTAAAAGCTCCTATTAAAAAAGTGACTGCTTCTCATACACCTGTTCCATTTTCTCCAGCTCTTGAGCAAGCTTTTCTTCCTCAAGTGGACGATATATTAGTAGCTTGTAGAGAAGTTCTAGGTTCTAATTAA
- a CDS encoding aromatic ring-hydroxylating dioxygenase subunit alpha: protein MAKHWEYYSDQDKQIDPDYGHDIISKDRYVSQEFMDLERENIWKKIWLMGSPLLDLKEPGDYITTEILDESILIMKGEDLKIRAFYNVCQHRGNQLVHSPLGNAKQHKCTFHAWAYNSAGTLINVPDEETFSQGAPCEKLSLKEIPCDTWGGFAWFSLNKDVEPLMDFLGIIPEHLDPYHFENMQLVNDVTVEMPYNWKTSVDAFNETYHVVETHPELTSWLEDLDIQIDVYDKHNRYIVPFGTPSSHLEDKKTISDDLRLYMEQAGLDSSKFKGDATEVRRAIQLQRREHGADMGYDFSELNDDQLSDDFHYLIFPNITLNIYPESMMLFRQRPHPTDPNKSLFDLQNYLMQPEATIPGVTDNQDISGSKSKNTEEKKEVVARKRRMGGTFKEIPTEVERPIHRQFKHGEESLGVVLDQDAYNLPHVQKGMNSDGYDGLWLGTQELRIRHFHETIDDYVFKNKR, encoded by the coding sequence ATGGCAAAGCATTGGGAATATTATTCTGATCAAGATAAACAAATTGATCCTGATTATGGGCATGACATTATTTCAAAAGATAGATATGTCTCACAAGAATTTATGGACCTTGAAAGAGAAAATATCTGGAAAAAAATCTGGCTTATGGGTAGTCCTCTTCTAGATCTGAAGGAACCAGGAGATTATATAACTACAGAAATATTAGATGAATCTATTCTAATAATGAAAGGTGAAGACCTTAAAATAAGAGCCTTTTATAACGTCTGCCAACACCGAGGGAATCAGTTAGTCCATTCTCCGTTAGGTAATGCGAAGCAACATAAGTGTACTTTTCATGCTTGGGCATATAACTCAGCTGGTACTCTAATAAATGTACCTGATGAAGAAACCTTTTCTCAAGGTGCTCCGTGTGAAAAATTAAGCTTAAAAGAGATCCCTTGTGATACGTGGGGAGGCTTTGCCTGGTTTAGTTTAAATAAAGATGTTGAACCTTTGATGGACTTCCTTGGCATAATCCCTGAACATCTTGATCCTTATCATTTTGAAAACATGCAATTAGTAAATGATGTAACGGTTGAAATGCCTTACAACTGGAAAACATCTGTTGATGCATTTAATGAAACTTATCATGTAGTTGAAACTCATCCTGAATTGACATCTTGGCTAGAAGATTTAGACATACAAATAGATGTTTATGATAAACATAATCGTTATATTGTCCCTTTCGGAACACCTAGCTCCCACCTTGAAGATAAAAAAACTATTTCTGATGATTTACGTCTATATATGGAACAAGCTGGGTTAGACTCAAGTAAATTTAAAGGTGATGCAACTGAAGTTAGAAGAGCAATACAACTTCAAAGAAGAGAGCATGGAGCTGACATGGGTTATGATTTTTCAGAACTTAATGACGATCAACTTAGCGATGATTTCCATTATTTAATTTTTCCTAATATCACTCTCAATATTTATCCAGAGTCGATGATGTTATTCAGGCAAAGGCCTCATCCTACTGACCCTAATAAATCTTTATTTGATCTTCAAAATTATCTCATGCAACCAGAAGCAACAATACCTGGGGTAACGGATAATCAAGATATTTCTGGTTCTAAAAGTAAGAATACAGAAGAAAAAAAAGAAGTAGTAGCTCGAAAAAGAAGAATGGGTGGAACTTTTAAAGAGATTCCCACTGAAGTGGAGAGACCTATTCATAGGCAATTTAAGCACGGAGAAGAATCCCTCGGAGTTGTATTAGATCAAGACGCTTACAATCTACCTCATGTTCAGAAAGGAATGAACTCCGATGGCTATGATGGTTTATGGCTAGGAACGCAAGAATTAAGAATCCGACACTTCCATGAAACAATTGATGATTATGTTTTTAAAAATAAACGATAG
- a CDS encoding nuclear transport factor 2 family protein: protein MKAIDTINKALEMLSDGDFENYESLLAEDMYFKMCGSTSLSGEAFSKDEFLATVGNVMALLAGPIKLNVKKVIDGGDWVISIADGEATTLSGKPYNNEYCHIWKVKDGLIIELREFLDTALLRDIC from the coding sequence ATGAAAGCAATAGATACAATAAATAAAGCCTTAGAAATGTTAAGCGATGGTGACTTTGAAAATTATGAAAGTTTGCTCGCTGAAGATATGTATTTTAAGATGTGCGGAAGTACTTCTCTATCAGGGGAAGCATTCAGTAAAGATGAATTCCTTGCAACAGTAGGAAACGTAATGGCTCTTCTAGCTGGTCCTATAAAATTAAATGTTAAAAAAGTAATTGACGGCGGCGATTGGGTTATCTCGATAGCTGATGGAGAAGCCACAACACTCTCAGGCAAACCTTACAATAATGAATATTGTCATATTTGGAAAGTAAAAGACGGATTAATAATAGAATTAAGAGAATTCCTTGATACAGCCTTATTAAGAGATATTTGCTAA